Proteins encoded within one genomic window of Desulfurispira natronophila:
- a CDS encoding tetratricopeptide repeat protein, which produces MSARADELVYFNEPYPPHDIDNVLDLDIFSTVSEKSFQDQQWRRILIAFYRQDSSHIMPILQELALQGKPEAKYMMGLSLADGLNMEVDHSEAVDWFKAAAEAGVPLAKERLATHFARGDGVPRDYQLALHWFEQAAESGLPASQFSLATLYALGLGVNAPDHERAYEWHLKAAQNGSLEAQHNLATMYYYGEGVSRNRIEAIRWYKRAAQKGYVRAQYNLGYLYSRGEGVDKDINMARYWYARAAAHGDGAALNNLGTLYAEGNGVEQNLITASIYFQKAAQRGHERGLLNRQLILEYLSDDELLVILDKAQKTNHQTHGSVNNQLP; this is translated from the coding sequence ATGTCTGCCCGCGCAGACGAGTTGGTTTACTTCAACGAACCTTATCCTCCACATGATATAGATAACGTACTCGACTTAGACATATTCAGCACTGTCTCAGAAAAAAGCTTCCAGGATCAGCAGTGGCGGAGAATTTTGATAGCATTTTATCGTCAAGATTCTTCTCATATTATGCCCATACTGCAAGAGCTTGCTCTACAAGGTAAGCCAGAGGCCAAATACATGATGGGCCTTTCACTTGCTGACGGGTTAAACATGGAGGTCGACCACAGTGAAGCTGTTGACTGGTTCAAAGCTGCTGCTGAGGCTGGAGTACCACTGGCAAAGGAGAGACTTGCCACACACTTTGCCCGCGGAGACGGAGTTCCCCGTGACTATCAACTGGCATTACATTGGTTTGAGCAAGCTGCTGAAAGTGGCTTACCTGCCTCACAGTTCAGCCTTGCCACTCTTTATGCATTGGGGCTGGGTGTAAACGCCCCTGATCATGAAAGAGCTTATGAGTGGCATCTCAAAGCTGCCCAAAATGGGTCATTGGAAGCTCAGCACAACCTGGCAACTATGTACTACTATGGCGAAGGAGTAAGCCGAAATCGCATTGAGGCTATTCGCTGGTACAAAAGAGCCGCACAAAAAGGGTACGTGCGGGCTCAGTACAACCTGGGGTACCTGTACAGTCGAGGCGAAGGAGTTGATAAGGATATAAACATGGCACGATACTGGTATGCAAGGGCAGCTGCTCATGGAGATGGAGCCGCTTTAAATAACCTGGGAACTCTGTATGCCGAAGGAAATGGGGTTGAACAAAATCTCATCACAGCCAGCATTTACTTTCAAAAGGCCGCTCAAAGAGGTCATGAGCGTGGGCTGCTTAACCGCCAACTGATCCTGGAGTATCTGTCCGATGATGAGTTGCTTGTCATTTTAGACAAAGCGCAAAAAACAAATCATCAAACTCATGGCTCAGTAAATAATCAGCTACCATAA
- a CDS encoding saccharopine dehydrogenase family protein produces the protein MSKNTHWLLYGASGYTGRLVAKEAVRQGIAPILGGRSLHSLTSVAADYNLTWRLFDQQQACPSVLDGVSLVVNCAGPFAETAPWLARLCVECGVHYIDIGGEVSVVQQLLQLDASARSHGVAIVPACGLASIATDCLAQALLKKLPTPTHLRFAVEYCHLPCRGSVESVLLALLGWRKGLSVAAGSLRTAVLSLGCLPLSRRERKIEVSPWGSKTIQVGFDGQIRHATLFPWPDAFCLYPSTQVANIESYLVLKPWEIRVLKMVPYMSPFLQLPLIQRSMLARLPANYVPKFPIGGQNRIWAKAISGDHEAQGWLTHKPGQHMSGYDFTVFGVLAVAKRMLANRDHPVGFCSPAQVAGDDLWHDIVNTELWVDSQ, from the coding sequence GTGTCAAAAAATACTCATTGGCTGCTTTATGGTGCAAGCGGATATACAGGCAGATTGGTAGCCAAAGAAGCTGTGCGTCAAGGTATAGCTCCGATACTTGGTGGGCGCTCACTTCACTCCCTTACCTCAGTGGCGGCAGACTATAATCTGACTTGGCGCCTTTTTGATCAGCAGCAAGCTTGTCCATCCGTATTAGATGGTGTGTCGCTTGTCGTAAACTGTGCTGGTCCTTTTGCAGAAACCGCACCATGGCTGGCACGTCTTTGTGTGGAGTGTGGCGTCCATTATATTGACATTGGTGGTGAAGTCAGTGTGGTGCAGCAGCTCCTTCAGTTGGATGCATCTGCTCGCTCACATGGTGTGGCCATAGTCCCTGCCTGTGGCTTGGCCTCAATAGCTACGGATTGTCTCGCGCAAGCATTACTGAAAAAACTCCCAACACCCACTCATTTACGATTTGCTGTTGAGTATTGTCATCTTCCCTGCCGGGGCAGTGTTGAAAGTGTGCTTCTGGCTCTCCTGGGATGGCGCAAAGGTTTGTCAGTAGCTGCCGGGTCGTTGCGCACAGCAGTGTTAAGTCTTGGCTGTCTGCCTCTGAGTAGAAGAGAGCGTAAAATCGAAGTCAGTCCATGGGGAAGTAAGACCATACAAGTAGGCTTTGATGGCCAAATTCGGCACGCAACACTGTTTCCTTGGCCAGATGCATTCTGCCTTTACCCAAGCACACAGGTGGCAAATATTGAAAGCTACCTTGTGTTAAAGCCATGGGAGATTCGTGTTCTGAAAATGGTACCTTATATGAGCCCATTCTTGCAGCTTCCGTTAATTCAGCGCTCGATGCTGGCTCGCCTTCCTGCTAATTATGTTCCAAAGTTTCCAATTGGAGGCCAAAACAGGATTTGGGCAAAAGCCATCTCAGGTGACCATGAAGCTCAAGGGTGGCTTACCCACAAACCTGGGCAACACATGTCGGGTTATGATTTTACTGTATTCGGCGTGTTGGCAGTTGCCAAGCGAATGCTGGCAAATCGTGACCACCCTGTCGGTTTTTGCTCTCCGGCTCAGGTGGCAGGAGATGATCTTTGGCATGATATAGTAAACACCGAGTTATGGGTCGACTCACAGTGA
- a CDS encoding pseudouridine synthase, producing MEIRLQKILAQAGVASRRKAEEFIVEGRVMVNGKKVTELGAKADPDHDFIAVDGKKIDIFRSHTYIILHKPTGYITSTSDDKERPVVMELLPNSKERLVPVGRLDWDSSGLLILTNDGDLAYIMTHPAFHVPKTYMVRLDMPLKPEHLRQLEQGVEIDGRRTQPAKLRLVNTGNQKKATNQWYEITITEGRNRQVRRMFETVGYTVRKLKRTSVGDILLGGIATGKYRYAEPWEIEYFAKLKQQKLDRK from the coding sequence ATGGAAATTCGTTTGCAAAAAATACTGGCCCAGGCAGGAGTTGCTTCCAGACGCAAAGCAGAAGAGTTTATCGTTGAGGGGCGGGTGATGGTAAATGGCAAAAAGGTAACGGAGCTTGGCGCTAAAGCTGATCCTGATCATGACTTTATTGCTGTTGATGGTAAAAAAATAGATATATTCCGCTCCCATACTTATATAATTCTTCACAAACCAACTGGATACATCACCTCGACTTCAGATGACAAGGAGCGGCCTGTTGTAATGGAGCTTCTACCGAATTCAAAAGAGCGGCTGGTGCCAGTTGGGCGACTGGACTGGGACTCTTCAGGCCTACTTATACTTACTAATGATGGTGATTTGGCCTACATTATGACTCACCCTGCATTTCATGTGCCCAAGACCTACATGGTCCGCTTGGATATGCCTCTGAAACCAGAGCACCTTCGTCAGCTGGAGCAAGGGGTGGAAATCGATGGTAGGCGCACCCAGCCGGCCAAATTGCGTCTTGTCAATACCGGTAATCAGAAGAAAGCTACTAATCAATGGTATGAGATTACTATAACAGAGGGGCGTAACCGACAGGTTCGCCGTATGTTTGAAACGGTTGGTTATACTGTTCGCAAGCTCAAGCGAACCAGTGTGGGCGATATTTTGCTGGGGGGAATTGCCACAGGGAAGTACCGCTATGCCGAGCCTTGGGAGATTGAGTATTTTGCCAAACTAAAACAGCAGAAACTAGACAGGAAATAA
- a CDS encoding methyltransferase domain-containing protein gives MAPHCLPSLQIERQVYEHHENSPKHEGYVRFLKQALHPALPYLSADQHGLDFGCGPGPTLCMLLQEHSLKCDNYDPIFYPLPLANQYDFIFATESFEHFHQPYKEISLIANLLRPGGHLIVMTQLWDECIDFPSWYYKSDPTHTSFYHRTTFDYIASQWGFDVKRIEGNQRVIILQRNGKTAT, from the coding sequence GTGGCACCACACTGTCTCCCTTCACTGCAGATAGAGCGCCAAGTCTATGAGCACCACGAGAATTCACCTAAGCACGAAGGATATGTTCGTTTTTTAAAGCAAGCACTACATCCGGCCCTACCCTACCTGAGCGCTGACCAGCATGGACTTGACTTCGGATGTGGCCCCGGCCCAACCCTCTGTATGTTACTGCAAGAACATAGCCTTAAGTGCGACAACTATGATCCTATTTTTTACCCCCTACCACTAGCCAATCAGTACGACTTCATATTTGCCACTGAAAGCTTTGAACACTTTCACCAGCCTTATAAAGAAATAAGCCTGATAGCAAACCTCTTGAGGCCCGGTGGTCACCTGATCGTCATGACCCAGTTATGGGATGAGTGTATTGACTTCCCCAGTTGGTACTATAAAAGCGATCCTACTCATACGTCTTTTTACCACCGCACTACATTTGACTACATTGCAAGTCAATGGGGTTTTGACGTAAAGCGCATC
- a CDS encoding dihydroorotate dehydrogenase, whose product MKPLVLRDTVFPNRVMVASGTFGYGLEFNDYFPVSRLGGISVKGLSLSGSQGNAMPRIAETYGGMLNAIGLQNIGVQSFVTEKLPQLREIGATVIANFYGNTVDEYVACAQALSVDGIHALEMNISCPNVKSGGIAFGSDVEMTRSVVQAVRESTDKPLIVKLSPNVADIRPFAEASVNSGADSLSLINTLIGMAIDIKTRKPRIANLTGGLSGPAIKPVGIRMVYQVCQVTDVPVIGIGGVMNRDDALEYFLAGASAVQVGTANFINPAASLQILEELESFFVNNAIDFDQYRGGVII is encoded by the coding sequence ATGAAACCACTTGTTTTGCGCGATACAGTTTTTCCAAACCGGGTAATGGTTGCCAGCGGTACCTTTGGCTATGGATTGGAGTTTAATGACTACTTCCCTGTTTCTCGGTTGGGCGGGATCAGTGTAAAAGGCCTGAGTTTAAGTGGAAGCCAGGGTAATGCCATGCCGCGCATTGCCGAAACCTATGGTGGCATGCTCAATGCCATTGGTCTGCAGAACATTGGAGTACAGTCATTTGTTACAGAAAAACTGCCCCAGCTACGAGAAATCGGTGCAACGGTTATTGCCAATTTTTATGGCAATACGGTTGATGAATATGTTGCCTGTGCTCAGGCCCTGTCTGTAGATGGAATTCATGCCCTGGAGATGAATATATCCTGCCCCAATGTTAAGAGTGGTGGTATTGCCTTTGGCTCAGATGTTGAAATGACCCGCAGTGTGGTGCAGGCGGTTCGAGAGTCAACCGATAAGCCTCTTATTGTAAAGCTTAGCCCGAACGTGGCAGATATTCGGCCTTTTGCTGAAGCTTCTGTCAATAGCGGTGCCGACAGCCTGAGCTTGATCAACACCCTGATTGGCATGGCTATTGACATTAAAACCCGCAAGCCACGTATTGCCAACTTGACTGGTGGTTTAAGTGGCCCTGCCATCAAGCCGGTTGGCATACGCATGGTATATCAAGTGTGCCAGGTTACAGACGTGCCCGTCATTGGTATAGGGGGGGTTATGAATCGTGATGACGCTCTGGAGTATTTTTTAGCGGGAGCAAGTGCCGTGCAAGTAGGCACCGCAAACTTCATCAATCCTGCAGCATCCCTGCAGATACTGGAAGAACTGGAAAGTTTTTTTGTTAACAATGCAATAGATTTTGACCAATATCGAGGAGGGGTAATAATATGA
- the pyrE gene encoding orotate phosphoribosyltransferase, with protein MTNEAVLEVFKETGALLKGHFLLTSGKHSDSYLQCARVMQYPRKGQQLCSELAAKIEDEIDVVLAPALGGIRAGHEVARALGARSIYAEREHGQFTLRRGFVLQPGERVLIVEDVITTGGSVKEVIKLALAHGANVVRAASLVDRSNGTAELGTPYTSLLSLSVPVYDAEECPMCREGKIDLVKPGSRDLIKQV; from the coding sequence ATGACCAATGAAGCTGTTCTTGAAGTATTCAAAGAAACCGGTGCCTTGCTCAAGGGACATTTTTTGCTCACCAGTGGTAAGCACTCGGATAGTTATCTTCAGTGTGCCCGGGTTATGCAATATCCTCGCAAGGGTCAGCAACTTTGCTCAGAGCTGGCAGCCAAAATTGAAGACGAGATTGACGTGGTGCTGGCCCCAGCCTTGGGAGGTATACGCGCAGGTCATGAGGTAGCACGAGCGCTGGGAGCGAGATCTATTTATGCAGAGCGAGAGCACGGGCAGTTTACCTTGCGTCGTGGTTTTGTTTTGCAGCCCGGAGAACGCGTTCTTATTGTTGAAGATGTTATTACAACGGGTGGCAGTGTAAAGGAAGTTATTAAATTGGCACTGGCCCATGGTGCTAATGTGGTACGAGCCGCTTCACTGGTAGATCGCAGTAATGGCACCGCCGAATTGGGTACCCCATACACCAGCTTACTCAGCCTGAGTGTACCAGTGTATGACGCTGAGGAGTGTCCTATGTGCCGCGAAGGAAAAATTGATTTGGTGAAACCAGGTAGCCGTGACCTGATAAAACAAGTTTGA
- a CDS encoding phosphoglucomutase/phosphomannomutase family protein — MISFGTSGWRGHLAYDFTFQGVACVTKAIAEVVKKGPNVANGVVIGRDPRFLTEKFARDAARILAAEGVAAHLIERDIPTPVISHAIIHNQLAGGINFTASHNPSDYSGMKYSMPSGGPALPQVTQEIARIANELLVNDWQPEFSDKYLIMDPLEDYYQAIERIVDFQLLAPYKYALNPVYGTARDVLDELLRRNQVSYDIVNDFRDPYFGGYPPEPAKENIQDFIDFIQPTHALGLMCDGDGDRFGILENTGEVLNPNDVATVLAWYLIGEKKMPGGTARSVATTHMLDKVARYFGRELYETPVGFKWLGELISNDKIAIGAEESAGLSVYGHVPEKDGILAVLLVAEAVAFYKKSFSEILQDIRNAVGTLICQRINLSLDGLDMTAIRSALDQDVQELGDVPVQSINRTEGVKFIVDSERWILVRLSGTEPVARVYAEAPSEAEVQRLLDVGKKYLLSK, encoded by the coding sequence ATGATAAGCTTTGGCACCAGCGGTTGGCGCGGTCATCTGGCCTACGATTTTACCTTTCAGGGGGTTGCGTGTGTCACCAAAGCGATTGCTGAAGTGGTAAAAAAAGGTCCAAACGTAGCCAATGGTGTTGTTATTGGCAGAGATCCCCGTTTTCTGACAGAGAAGTTTGCTCGAGATGCAGCTCGTATTCTGGCAGCCGAAGGAGTTGCCGCGCATCTGATCGAAAGAGACATACCCACACCTGTTATATCTCACGCGATTATTCATAACCAGCTTGCTGGCGGTATAAACTTTACCGCAAGCCATAATCCCAGCGACTACTCTGGCATGAAGTACTCCATGCCAAGTGGTGGTCCTGCACTTCCCCAGGTCACCCAGGAAATTGCTCGCATTGCTAACGAACTTTTGGTTAATGACTGGCAACCTGAATTCAGCGATAAATATCTCATTATGGATCCACTGGAAGACTACTATCAGGCCATAGAGAGGATCGTAGATTTTCAGCTTCTGGCGCCATATAAATACGCTCTTAATCCGGTATACGGAACTGCTCGTGATGTCCTGGATGAGCTTTTGCGTCGCAATCAGGTGAGTTACGATATTGTCAATGACTTTCGTGATCCTTACTTTGGCGGATATCCACCTGAACCTGCAAAAGAAAATATCCAGGATTTTATTGATTTTATTCAGCCGACCCATGCTTTGGGGTTAATGTGCGATGGTGATGGCGATCGCTTTGGTATACTTGAAAACACGGGTGAGGTACTTAATCCCAACGATGTGGCAACAGTACTGGCATGGTACCTGATAGGTGAGAAAAAGATGCCTGGTGGAACTGCCCGTAGTGTTGCCACAACCCACATGCTGGACAAGGTGGCTCGCTATTTTGGAAGAGAGCTCTATGAGACACCAGTTGGGTTCAAGTGGCTAGGTGAGTTGATTAGTAACGATAAAATAGCGATAGGTGCTGAGGAAAGTGCTGGGCTCTCTGTCTATGGACACGTGCCAGAGAAAGACGGTATATTGGCAGTTCTGCTGGTGGCCGAGGCAGTAGCTTTTTACAAGAAGAGCTTTTCTGAAATACTACAGGATATACGTAATGCCGTAGGGACATTGATTTGTCAGCGAATCAACCTTTCACTTGATGGCCTGGACATGACGGCTATTCGCTCTGCACTGGATCAGGACGTGCAGGAATTGGGCGATGTGCCAGTGCAATCTATAAACCGTACTGAGGGAGTCAAGTTTATTGTTGATAGCGAACGATGGATACTTGTGCGTCTCTCTGGTACAGAGCCAGTAGCGCGCGTTTATGCAGAGGCACCTAGCGAGGCTGAAGTTCAGCGCCTCTTGGATGTAGGAAAAAAATACCTGTTGAGCAAATAA
- a CDS encoding FtsB family cell division protein gives MGRNLLIPLITICFAVGFLVSFVFSDMGYLRYREILQDREDLETRLRDVAYEANLVENEIHRLTDDPDHLIRMARQELGMILPGERVIKILDGEVDYDDQ, from the coding sequence ATGGGCAGGAATTTGCTTATACCTCTCATAACCATCTGTTTTGCCGTAGGGTTTCTTGTTTCATTTGTCTTTAGTGATATGGGATATTTGCGATATCGTGAAATTTTGCAGGATCGTGAAGACTTGGAAACCCGGCTGCGTGACGTAGCTTACGAGGCGAACCTGGTTGAGAACGAAATTCATCGATTGACCGATGACCCTGATCATCTGATTCGCATGGCACGGCAAGAACTAGGTATGATACTCCCCGGAGAACGGGTTATAAAAATACTGGATGGAGAAGTTGATTATGATGACCAATGA